TTCTGTTGGTGTCTAGTGATGTTtgtgtctagctgtaggctagttgtctagtgatgttggtgtctagtgatattggtgtctagctgtctAGTGATGTTGGtgtctagttgtctagtgatattggtgtctagctgtaggctagttgtctagtgatattggtgtctagctgtaggctagttgtctagtgatattggtgtctagctgtctAGTGATGTTGGtgtctagttgtctagtgatgttggtgtctagtgatattggtgtctagcagTAGGCTAATTGTCTAGTGATGTTGGTGTCTAGCTGTCTAGTGATGTTGGtgtctagttgtctagtgatgttgatgtctagctgtaggctagttgtctagtgatgtTGGTGTCTAAATCATATTTACCATTGCATTTTAAACAAAGAGAAGAATGGTTAAATTAGCATTATTTAGGGCAACACCATAGTTTGTTGCATATAGGGGAGCTAACTCTTCATTCAGAGGAGTTGAGCCCCCCCATCTGTATTTCCGAACCCTGTAGCAGAGCAGTGGAGAGCAACAGGGCGCAGGGATTTATTCTAGCCTTACACTACTGATTCAACTCAATGAAGTCTTGGAAGTTGATTGGTTGAATATGTGTTAGTGCAAGGCTTGAAGCAAAGACCTGCATTGGCCTGCACATCCACTTCAGGACCACGGTCAGCAAACCATCTCAGACTATTCACTAGTGACTACAGCCATTGACAAGTGAATGGAAACACATTTACCTGATGCATGAGCTCAGCGAATTGGTCTTCGATCGGGTTCCGCTCCTGTGATATGACAGGCAGCCTCTGGAGACACACCGCCCCGTACAGCTTCCATGGCGACGCGACGCTTTCCGTTTTACTTCTGGTCTGAGTTGCAGCTCGACAAGCAGAACCGAGAGAAATTTGACGAACTCCTGTATGTTTTAGCCCTGTCCGTCTGACATTTGTAATAAATTGCCATATAGGGCGACTCGCCATCCTCGAGCAGGGCGCTGCCATCTTGATTCTCCTGTTTCCACCCACAATCCTCTGCGAAGAAGGGAGAGATTATGCTAAGGAAAAAAGGGTAGAGGAAATTAAGATAAATGTAGtttgaaatataaaatatttaacATTAAGATCATTCATTGAAACATATCTTGTTTTAATTGATCTTAGATACATTTAGTGTAGAAATAAAAACGTTTATGCATAAGATTTTAGAACTAAATATTTTCTAATCATTTGAATCGCTCCCCCACATTATTAATAATGTACTATTCCAGGAAACGCGTCATACTAAATGGCTAATTTTGACTTTGTGACTGTGATATCTATTGGAAACCTCCTCAATGTCACACATGTTGTTGTGTAACGCTAGTTGACTTGTTGGTTTCTAGTAGCTAAATTATATTATCTAATCATGCATAAATTAAATTGTATATTATCTAATTCTGTCAGGAGTGCCTGCCAACAGGTTGCTGGTTCCTTCAATGCAGGAGGCTCAATGTAAGTATCTCGTTTTTTATACGAAATCCCATGCATGCAATTGACAGATAGTTAACGTTATTTTACGATGCTAGTTTGAGAACTGGTAGTGTGGTACTTTAAACTCGACAAAGACCTTTACCGATTTAATTATACTGCCAGCTTGCTACACTTCATTCAACCGATCAGCTACCTTAGTTATCTATCTATActagggggcggcagggtagcctagtggttagagcgttggacgaaaggttgcaagttcaaacccccgagctgacaaggtacaaatctgtcgttctgcccctgaacaggcactgttcctaggctgtcattgaaaataagaatttgttcttaactgacttgcctagtaaaataaaaaataaataaatacgaaacaaaattataaacgcaacatgtaacaatttcagtTCGTGTGTGTAACAGCCATTGACAAGTGAACCAtttcagagttacagttcatataaggaaaataGTCCATTAAAATTAATTAttccctaatctatgaatttcacatgactgggtggggccttattatttttttttataaacttttatttaattaggcaagtcagaacaaaatcttatttacaatgatggcctacactggccaaacccggacaacgctgggccaattgtgcgtcgccctatgggaatcccaatcatggctggttgtgaaGTGCAATCACCCTCCTATCCCAtccatgtaagaatgctgttctttgactacagctcagtaccTTCCAAATTCATCATTATTAAGCtcaaggccctgggtctcaacccctccctgtgcaactgggtcctggactttctgatggtccgcccccaggtggtgaagataggaaacaacacctccacttcgctgatcctcaacacaggggccccacaagggtgggtgctcagccccctcctgtactccttgttcacccatgactgtgtggccacgcacgcctccaactcaaaaagcttcttgatatgccacacctgtcaggtgtatggattatcttggcaaaggagaaatgctcaataacagggacATAAAAACACATTTGTGTAAATCATtcgagagaaataagctttttctgggattgtttatttcagctcatgaaaccaacacctTCACATGTGGTGTTTATATTCCTGTTCACTAGATGATCTGGGCAGTTACTGGACTGTCTCAACATGAACCAGTTGATTTGCGGTCTGCAGAGAGCAGTGTGCTGATTGGTTTATTCTCTGTTATAGTTGTAGAACCAGTGGTCTGCAGTGTGCTGATTGGTTTATTCTCTGTTATAGTTGTGGAACCAGCGGTCTGCAGAGAGCAGTGTGCTGATTGGTTTATTCTCTGTTGTAGTTGTGGAACCGGCGGTCTGCAGAGAGCAGTGTCCTCCAGTGCTGTCAGGTTGCAAGAGGATGCCAGTGTCTCAGCCACACCTGGGAAAATATCCAAAGACTTCAGGTAACACTAGCTCTGACTAGGTGGtattctgccttctccctacagcTCTCAGACTCTAGGTGGCATTCTCCCTACAGCTCTCAGCCATTCTGCCTACAGCTCTCAGCCATTCTGCCTACAGCTCTCAGCCATTCTGCCTACAGCTCTCAGCCATTCTGCCTACAGCTCTCAGCCATTCTGCCTTTTCCCTACAGCTCTCAGCCATTCGCTTCGCTCACAACTGGCTCATGTGAGCTACAATCCCAACTCTGTGTCATCAGCGAGAAACAATCCTTCAAAATAAAATAGTCCATTTTGCCCAGATCCATCCAGCAAAACTATAAAATTCAGCTCCACTTCCTGAGTTTCGCTGACACAGGTGTAcagagcatgctagatagctaattaacACAGGTAGTTCCATCGGTCTTCGTAAACAAGCAATGAACCATGGAGATATGGCCttgtgggaacactaaccctataaAGATGTGTTGTAATTTTAACcttttagtaaaaaaaaaaaaagatttctcTCTGATTTGAAAGATAAGGTCCATATGCCTCCAAAACCGTACTGCAAGCGATGCCTGTTAATGTTCAGCCCGAGCGTCGTACAGAAGACACCTTTGTCCAATGACTTATTGGGTATCTGGGGTATTTTAATAGGATCCCTGTATATCAGTACCCACACAATATccaggtcaaataggggagaggcgttgtgccgtgaggtgaggtgaggtgttgcTTTAGGATTTTTTAAACccggtttgctgttcacttgaggGATCTCAGATGGGAGCTCAATGtaatcatggctctatgtaatactgtcCACTTTCTGGAagttgttctggatttggggactgtgaaaagacccctggtggcatgtctggcggggtaagtgtgtgtgtgtcagagatttgtgtaagttgactgtgcaaacAATTTGGTATTTAACGACTGTTTCTTATAATGTTGCAATCAGTCTCTCCTCTACTTCCAGCCCAGAGAGACTGTATTGATCTTAGCCTTCTGATGACAAGACGtgtcgctctgttctgggccagctgcagcttaactaggtccttCTTTGTTGCacctgaccatatgactggacaataatcaagctAAGATcgaactagagcctgcaggacttgaccatatgactggacaacaCTCACAATAAGatcaaactagagcctgcaggacttgctttttggagggTGGTGTCAGAAAAGCAGACacatctccccatctttacaaccattgaatcaatatgtttttaccatgacagtttacactCTAAGGCAACACCAAGTCATTTAGTTTCCTCAACGTGTTTACCAGTTGAGGTATAGTTATGGTGCTGGAGgtgatggctgccgttttacaggctcctaaccaactgggctatttattttattcacattgtttgtaacttattgtgtacataatgttgctgctaccgtctcttatgaccaaaaagagctccTGGTCATctgaacagcgattactcacctcgaactggacgcagagtttttttttatttaatgagtTCGAAGCAAATGATATACTGCTTTGTCAAGAcgaggcccaaatccccgtcatcagcgtgaagaaaaggggaaggaggaaaagggggaggagggcgGGGTGCATTCTAAGAATTCGTAGACGAGTTGGTAAACCACGACTCCCCTCCGTATTATAAACCACGACTCCCCTCCGTATTATAAACCACGACTCCCCTCTgtattattggccaacgtgctcattggaaaacaaactggcCGATCTACGATTTAAGactcctaccaacgggacattcaaactAGTcatatgtttcaccgagacgtgttGACAACAGTCTTTGCTCAATATTGTCACGTTTCCAACAGTTTGCCCAtgtttcttcctcctctctaagTCACCTCCCCCCGATGCCTGGCCAGGACAGTGTGCTGAGATGGGCTGGGAAGAAGTACGAGGAGTTGCCAATAGCACATATCAAAGCCACATATAACAAGTAAGCTGACAGACAGTGATGTGAATAACTGATATATTTTAATGTCCAGCTGACAGACTGATGTGAACAGCTGATATTTTAACGTGTCCCCCTCCAGTACACATGTCCAGGTGACAGACTGTGAGGGCCAGTTCATGGTCAGAACATCGTGTGGAACCGAGGGGTTCAAGAACGTCAAGAAGTCCACTCCCATCGCTGCTCAGACAGCAGGCATCTCAGCTGCAGCGGTGAGATGAGACCACATGGAAAATATAGATCAAGTAGACGTATAGTTAATAGTTGTAGTCTGGCTGCTACAGACGACAGAGACATCTGTTCTCCACTAGATGGCACTAGAGCCTAAAACAAACTGGCAAAAAGATGAATTTGTGTTTCCTGATGAATGGTCCTGTATTCTTCTTCTCCTGGGCAGAAGGCCACAGCGGTGGGGGTGACGTTTGTCCGCGTGTTGGTGAAAGGTCTGGGTCCTGGACGCCTGGTGAGAACCTTTTTTGATGAATTGCAGAATTCATACCGTAGAGATAAACAGTGTTCACATGATGCATCTCCCCCCACTCTGACGTTATCCCAGCAGTttgaccagcagcagaccaccctgtatcccactgttggctttaaccagcagcagaccaccctgtatcccactgctggctttaaccagcagcagaccaccctgtatcccactgcaggcgttaaccagcagcagaccaccctgtatcccactgttggctttaaccagcagcagaccaccctgtatcccactgttttaaccagcagcagaccaccctgcatcccactgtgttaaccagcagcagaccaccctgtatcccactgctggctttaaccagcatcagaccaccctgtatcccactgggttaaccagcagcagaccaccctgtatcccactgctggctttaaccagcagcagaccaccctgtatcccactgctggctttaaccagcagcagaccaccctgcatcccactgctggctttaaccagcagcagaccaccctgtatcccactgctggctttaaccagcagcagaccaccctgcatcccactgtgttaaccagcagcagaccaccctgtatcccactgctggctttaaccagcagcagaccaccctgcatcccactgtgttaaccagcagcagaccaccctgtatcccactgctggctttaaccagcagcagaccaccctgtatcccactgctggctttaaccagcagcagaccaccctgcatcccactgctggctttaaccagcagcagaccaccctgtatcccactgctggctttaaccagcagcagaccaccctgtatcccactgctggctttaaccagcagtagaccaccctgtatcccactgctggctttaaccagcagcagaccaccctgtatcccactgctggctttaaccagcagcagaccaccctggctttaaccagcagcagaccaccctgtatcccactgctggctttaaccagcagcagaccaccctgtatcccactgctggctttaaccagcagcagaccaccctgtatcccacttctggcgttaaccagcagcagaccaccctgtatcccactgtgttaaccagcagcagaccaccctggctttaaccagcagcagaccaccctgtatcccactgctggctttaaccagcagcagaccaccctgtatcctactgctggctttaaccagcagcagaccacgctgtatcccactgctggctttaaccagcagcagaccaccctgcatcccactggctttaaccagcagcagaccaccctgtatcctactgtgttaaccagcagcagaccaccctgtatcccactgttttaaccagcagcagaccaccctgtatcccactgttttaaccagcagcagaccaccctgtatcccactgtgttaaccagcagcagaccaccctgtatcccactgtgtTAACTAGccgcagaccaccctgtatcccactgttttaaccagcagcagaccaccctgtatcccaaattagaatgtgttctcagtcaatttacctggttaATTAAACATCTGGTTTTGAATCTGTCAGAATCTTGTAGAGATGAGGAAAAGTCATTTGACTCGGTTCTGATGCATTTCTCTCTGTGTGCAGTCTGCCATCAAGGGTCTGACCATGGGAGGATTGGAGGTTGTGTCCATCACAGACAACACCCCCGTACCACACAATGGTTGTCGCCCTCGCAAGGCTCGAAGAATATGAACAGGACCGTACCATCATGGACTGCAGGGGTCCAGCCATCTGTCTTGTAAACATGCTTAATGTTGTTGTATGAAGACTATTTTTTTACTGGTATTTAAGCATTTTGGAAAATACTTGTACTTGCAGAAATGTTTAAAACATTCAGGGcctgtttcccagacacagattcatCCCTGGACTGAAAAACAAGTTCAATGTAGAATCTTCAGTCCAggtcttaatctgtgtctgggggaACTGGCTGAACCTGAATGCATGGACCAGCACATCTAGTAACAGATAGAAAATGATTCATCGATTGTTTATTAAATCCATATACACCCAAACCCCTGTACAACATGTGTTTATAAATACAAGGCTTCCAGCAGGAGAGAACCTGGTCAGATCAGTCCATCAGGAGAGAACCTGGTCAGATCAGTCCAGCAGGAGAGAACCTGGTCAGATCAGTCCAGCAGGTTTAACTAACATGAGGTGAACAACCAAAACATGCAGTTATACAGAAACTAGTCAAACGTTGCTGACTTCCTGGTTCCATCAAGGTGTACTGATAGGAGGGGTCAAACGTTGCTAACTTCCTGGTTCCATCAAGGTGTACTGATAGGAGGGGTCAAATAGAACATCTCTGCTACTGTAGCCTAGTGTCTGTACAGTAGGTAACAGAACATCTCTGCTACTGTAGCCTAGTGTCTGTACAGTAGGTAACAGAACATCTCTGCTACTGTAGCCTAGTGTCTGTGAGCTGCAGGTAACCGAACATCTCtgctactgtagtctatagtgtcTACAGTAGGTAACAGAATATCTCTGCTACTGTAGTCTAGTGTCTGTGAGCTGCAGGTAACCGAACATCTCTGCTACTGTAGTCTAGTGTCTACAGTAGGTAACAGAACATCTCTGCTACTGTAGCCTAGTGTCTGTACAGTAGGTAACAGAACATCTCTGCTACTGTAGCCTAGTGTCTGAGCTGCAGGTAACAGAACATCTCTGCTACTGTAGTCTAGTGTCTACAGTAGGTAACAGAACATCTCTGCTACTGTAGCCTAGTGTCTGTACAGTAGGTAACAGAACATCTCTGCTACTGTAGCCTAGTGTCTGTACAGTAGGTAACAGAACATCTCTGCTACTGTAGCCTAGTGTCTGTACAGTAGGTAACAGAACATCTCTGCTACTGTAGCCTAGTGTCTGTACAGTAGGTAACAGAACATCTCTGCTACTGTAGCCTAGTGTCTGTACAGTAGGTAACAGAACATCTCTGCTACTGAAGCCTAGTGATCGGGAGGTCTATTACCATGTTATCCAACTGGTCTGACTAGCCAAAGAGATCTATTATCATGTTATCCAACTGGTCTGACTGGTCAAAGAGCTTTATTACCATGTTATCCAACTGGTATGACTGGCCAAAGAGCTCTTATCATGTTCTCCAACTGGTCTGactggccaaagagctctattacCATGTTATCGGactggccaaagagctctattacCATGTTATCCAACTGGCCAAAGAGCTCTTATCATGTTATCCAACTGGTCTGACTGGTCAAAGAGCTCTATTATCATGTTATCTGactggccaaagagctctattacCATGTTATTCAACTGGCCAAAGAGCTCTTATCATGTTATCCAACTGGTCAAAGAGCTCTATTACCATGTTATTCAACTGGCCAAAGAGCTCTTATCATGTTATCCAACTGGTCTGACTGGCCAAAGAGCTCTTATCATGTTATCCAACTGGTCAAAGAGCTCTTATCATGTTATTCAACTAATATAAACACCTGGAGTTTGATAAACGGCGTTGGTGCTTTGGTCACTCCCACCAGTGGTATACAGTATGTAATAGGGGGCGCTGTACGGAATAGTGGGCGCTGTACGGAATAGGGGGCGCTGTACGGAATAGGGGGCGCTGTACGGAATAGGGGGCGCTGTACGGAATAGTGGGCGCTGTACGGAATAGGGGGCGCTGTACGGAATAGGGGGCGCTGTACGGAATAGGGGGCGCTGTACGGAATAGGGGGCGCTGTACGGATAGCTTCTTAGTCAGATGTTTTATATCAGCTCaaaggacaacttgtcatcaACCAGACTCCCAGGTACTTATATTGAGAAACAAGCTCAATGTGGGCTCACACTTGTCATCAATCCAGACTCCCAGGTACTTATAGTGAGAAACAAGCTCAATGTGGGCTCACACTTGTCATCAATCCAGACTCCCAGGTACTTATATTGAGAAACAAGCTCAATGTGGGCTCACACTTGTCATCAATCCAGACTCCCAGGTACTTATATTGAGAAACAAGCTCAATGTGGGCTCACACTTGTCATCAATCCAGACTCCCAGGTACTTATATTGGGAAACAAGCTCAATGTGGGCTCACACTTGTCATCAATCCAGACTCCCAGGTACTTATATTGAGAAACAAGCTCAATGTGGGCTCACACTTGTCATCAATCCAGACTCCCAGGTACTGATATTGGGGAAACCAGCTCAATGTGGGCTCACACTTGTCATCAATCCAGACTCCCAGGTACTGATATTGGGAAACCAGCTCAATGTGGGCTCACACTGGTCATCAATCCAGACTCCCAGGTACTGATATTGGGAAACCAGCTCAAtgctcactaaccctaaccctaaccagctCAAtgctcactaaccctaaccctaaccagctCAATGTGGGCTGATGGAATGGCAGCACATATGCAGATTTCCTTGCTTTTGGAAAACGTCCTGTTAACaacgttaaataaaaaaatgtgggcTACTGAGACGGCAATAAGAGGTGATGCACACTTCAGCACGACCAGGCTCCAAATGATCAGGGGATGTTATCATGTCTAGCGTTAACAAagcatccaggacttctttatCTCTGAATTTCAGAAAAAAGGAAAACTCCTGACCAGCATTTTCACCAAGCTGCCTTTGATATACATTCAGAGATAAAGGCTGCAGAGATAATGGTGATTTAAACCCATTAATGATATCCATGTTGTCAGTAATAGGGCCAGGGAATCTAAATGAATTAATGTATTTTCACTATCATTCAATAGATTTCCACCAAGCTGCCTTTGATATACATTCAGAGATAAAGGTGATTTAAACCCATTAATGATATCCATGTTGTCAGTAATAGGGCCAGGGAATCTAAATGAATTAATGTATTTTCACTATCATTCAATAGATTTCCACCAAGCTGCCTTTGATATACATTCAGAGATAATGGTGGTTTAAACCCATTAATGATATCCATGTTGTCAGTAATAGGGCCAGGGAATCTAAATGAATTAATGTATTTTCACTATCATTCAATAGATTTCCACCAAGCTGCCTTTGATATACATTCAGAGATAATGGTGGTTTAAACCCATTAATGATATCCATGTTGTCAGTAATAGGGCCAGGGAATCTAAATGAATTAATGTATTTTCACTATCATTCAATAGATTTCCACCAAGCTGCCTTTGATATACATTCAGAGATAAAGGTGATTTAAACCCATTAATGATATCCATGTTGTCAGTAATAGGGCCAGGGAATCTAAATGAATTAATGTATTTTCACTATCATTCAATAGATTTTCACCAAGCTGCCTTTGATATACATTCAGAGATAATGGTGGTTTAAACCCATTAATGATATCCATGTTGTCAGTAATAGGGCCAGGGAATCTAAATGAATTAATTTattgagggagagaagaagagatacATCCCTTCAGGGATTTTAACAGCTTCCCAAAATGTAGCTGAGTTCCCTGTACATTCAGATAGTGTATTGGCATAATGGATTTAGCTTTTTAAAACTTATTTTACACGGATTTCTCAACTTCCTGAAAGACTGCCAGTCTGGGAATCTAGCTTTGGCCCAGGCAGCATCCCTGATGTGCATGACTTCAGATAGCTCTGGACTGAACCAAGGGCAAGACCTACTTTTAATTCTATTAATTCTAAGGGAACATGTTTATCTACAATACAATGTAAAACATGAGACGTGGTTCAGAGCCCACTCTGGGTCAGGTACAGAAGCAATACAATGTAAAACATGAGACGTGGTTCAGAGCCCACTCTGGGTCAGGTACAGAAGCAATACGATCAAAGTCACCAAAATAAAGGTCACCAATAAAAGGCCAGTTCGTTGAAATGTTTAAAATGTCTCTCGTTGATAAAATGAGGCTAGGCTCGAGGCATCTGGATATCCCTGACACAAACAATGGGACAGCGGTCACTAATATCCACAGCA
The genomic region above belongs to Oncorhynchus mykiss isolate Arlee chromosome 6, USDA_OmykA_1.1, whole genome shotgun sequence and contains:
- the LOC110514542 gene encoding 28S ribosomal protein S11, mitochondrial-like isoform X1, whose protein sequence is MHKLNCILSNSVRSACQQVAGSFNAGGSICGTGGLQRAVSSSAVRLQEDASVSATPGKISKDFSHLPPMPGQDSVLRWAGKKYEELPIAHIKATYNNTHVQVTDCEGQFMVRTSCGTEGFKNVKKSTPIAAQTAGISAAAKATAVGVTFVRVLVKGLGPGRLSAIKGLTMGGLEVVSITDNTPVPHNGCRPRKARRI
- the LOC110514542 gene encoding 28S ribosomal protein S11, mitochondrial-like isoform X2, encoding MHKLNCILSNSVRSACQQVAGSFNAGGSIHLPPMPGQDSVLRWAGKKYEELPIAHIKATYNNTHVQVTDCEGQFMVRTSCGTEGFKNVKKSTPIAAQTAGISAAAKATAVGVTFVRVLVKGLGPGRLSAIKGLTMGGLEVVSITDNTPVPHNGCRPRKARRI